A single genomic interval of Juglans regia cultivar Chandler chromosome 1, Walnut 2.0, whole genome shotgun sequence harbors:
- the LOC109013260 gene encoding regulation of nuclear pre-mRNA domain-containing protein 1A-like encodes MNSVFTEQILADKLSKLNSTQQCIETLSHLCIFHRSKAELIVTTWDKQFHGSQMVQKVPLLYLANDILQNSKRKGNEFVTEFWKVLPGALKDVLEKGDDHGKNVVSRLVAIWEERRVFGSRGRSLKDVMLGEELPQPLELSKKRSRSVRIVKRDSRSIRTKLSIGSMAEKIVSAFHLVLSERPNEDAEMSKCKSAVHRVRKMEKDVDISCQNAKDPKRKDLSKELEEEENILKQCIEKLKSVEASRVALVSQLKEALHEQESELENVRTQMQVAQAQAEEAGNMRKRVDDEDYVSNPSTATTTTDANTKAEQTPRKSAAAIAAEVADKLAASSSSQLIMTSVLSTFAAEEAKNAGLTQASAPPNSLTSMPNNSGSESMAKPEMSMPVSDPKAFMSAQPFTVPPNHSYQSVLVPQSAMQNHAPTSQAQYHILPNPSQQYLQPSGGIMAPYGYNSLVPLPPGPPPPPPHMVSPIVPLTLQVTQQQTIPLTQQPPAPPSFRPLQPPGMVYYGNPRHSQ; translated from the exons CTTTGTCACATCTGTGTATATTTCACCGGAGCAAAGCAGAACTGATTGTCACAACATGGGATAAACAGTTCCACGGTTCACAGATGGTTCAGAAAGTTCCCCTTTTGTATCTTGCAAACGACATTCTACAGAATAGCAAGCGCAAAGGAAATGAATTTGTTACCGAGTTTTGGAAGGTTCTCCCTGGTGCACTCAAGGACGTACTTGAGAAAGGGGATGATCATGGAAAAAATGTGGTCTCTAGATTG GTTGCTATATGGGAAGAAAGGAGAGTGTTTGGATCCCGCGGGCGGAGCCTCAAAGATGTAATGCTTGGAGAAGAACTGCCTCAACCATTGGAGTTAAGCAAAAAAAGGTCGCGTTCAGTCAGAATTGTAAAAAGGGATTCACGCTCCATTAGAACG AAATTGTCCATTGGAAGTATGGCCGAGAAAATAGTGTCGGCATTTCACTTGGTACTCAGCGAACGTCCCAATGAAGATGCAGAAATGAGTAAATGCAAGTCTGCAGTTCACCGTGTGAGGAAGATGGAGAAAGATGTTGATATTTCCTGTCAAAATG CTAAAGATCCAAAGCGGAAAGATCTGTCCAAAGAACTAGAGgaggaagaaaatattttgaaacagTGCATTGAAAAACTTAAATCGGTTGAAGCAAGTAGAGTAGCGCTTGTATCTCAGTTAAAAGAAGCCCTCCATGAACAG GAGTCCGAACTGGAGAATGTCCGGACTCAGATGCAA GTAGCTCAGGCACAGGCAGAGGAAGCCGGCAACATGCGGAAGCGAGTTGATGATGAAGATTACGTATCAAACCCATCTACTGCAACCACTACAACTGATGCGAACACAAAAGCAGAACAAACACCTAGGAAGTCAGCTGCTGCCATTGCAGCTGAGGTTGCAGACAAGCTTGCAGCTTCTAGCTCATCTCAACTGATTATGACTTCTGTTCTTTCTACATTTGCAGCTGAAGAGGCTAAGAATGCTGGTCTAACACAGGCCTCAGCACCACCAAATTCACTCACCTCCATGCCCAATAATTCAGGCTCCGAGTCAATGGCAAAACCTGAAATGTCCATGCCAGTCTCAGATCCTAAGGCTTTCATGTCAGCACAGCCATTTACCGTGCCACCAAATCATTCATATCAATCTGTTTTGGTTCCGCAATCAGCAATGCAAAACCATGCCCCAACCTCTCAAGCTCAATATCATATACTTCCCAACCCATCCCAACAGTATTTACAGCCATCAGGAGGAATCATGGCCCCTTATGGTTATAATAGCCTTGTACCCTTACCGCCAGGACCCCCACCTCCCCCACCCCATATGGTCAGCCCAATCGTGCCTTTGACTTTGCAAGTAACTCAGCAGCAAACAATACCATTAACACAGCAACCCCCGGCACCTCCTAGTTTCCGGCCACTGCAGCCACCAGGAATGGTGTACTATGGTAATCCTCGACATTCTCAGTGA
- the LOC109013261 gene encoding short-chain dehydrogenase RED1-like, whose product MEYGKEVVLITGCTTGGIGHALARAFAASDCLVVATSRSRGSMSDLQNDPRFFLQELDVLSEESVQHVLANVLEKYGRIDVLVNNAGVQCVAPLAEIPLCALQDTFNTNVYGPLRLVQAVVPHMASRKKGKIVNVGSITVMGPGPWSGAYTASKAALHALTDTLRLELRPFGIHVINVVPGATRSNIGNSAIATYNRMPEWNLYKPFEAAIRERAHFSQGDKSTPSEEFAKKTVAAVLKKNPPAWFSSGHYSTIMAIMYHLPLFIRDFILRLAMKC is encoded by the exons ATGGAATACGGCAAAGAAGTGGTATTAATCACGGGGTGTACGACTGGAGGCATAGGCCATGCCCTGGCCCGGGCGTTCGCCGCCAGCGACTGCCTGGTCGTGGCCACCAGCAGGTCCCGGGGTTCGATGTCGGATCTCCAGAACGACCCCAGATTCTTCCTGCAAGAATTGGATGTTCTGTCAGAAGAGAGCGTACAACACGTGCTTGCCAATGTTCTGGAGAAGTATGGTCGGATAGATGTGCTGGTTAATAATGCTGGGGTGCAGTGTGTAGCCCCTCTTGCTGAGATCCCTCTCTGTGCTCTCCAAGACACTTTCAATACTAATGTCTACG GTCCATTACGGTTGGTTCAAGCAGTTGTTCCTCACATGGCATCCAGGAAAAAGGGAAAGATTGTAAATGTTGGAAGCATAACTGTTATGGGTCCTGGACCATGGTCCGGTGCCTATACTGCATCCAAAGCTGCTCTGCATGCACTGACTGATACATTGag ATTGGAACTCAGACCTTTTGGGATCCATGTTATCAATGTTGTCCCAGGAGCTACTAGGTCGAACATCGGGAATTCAGCCATAGCCACCTACAACCGGATGCCTGAATGGAACCTATACAAGCCCTTTGAAGCTGCCATCCGAGAGAGAGCGCATTTTTCACAAGGAGATAAGTCGACACCTTCAGAGGAGTTTGCAAAGAAGACTGTAGCTGCTGTGCTGAAGAAGAATCCGCCGGCCTGGTTCTCCTCTGGCCATTACTCCACCATTATGGCAATCATGTACCATCTGCCACTCTTTATTAGAGATTTTATTCTTAGATTGGCAATGAAATGTTGA